The region CCCTGCAGTCTGCTGTGTTTTGGTGATTGAGCAGTGCGCCCGCTCCTGACCCTAGCCCTCCTGGTGTTGGGGTCACCAGGGTTCGGGGAACCAGCTCTTCCAGGGCTACTCCTCTCCCTCCCATTCCTCAGATGATACTCAGCGCCCTTCATCAGAAACCCCTCAGGGAGTCCCACTCCATTGCTTCCAAAGCCCTCTCCATCCATCTCCTTTAAACTCTCTGGCATCCCAGGGAAGCAGATTATCTCCGCAGTTCCCATTTTACATTTGGGAAACCCAGGGCTTGGAGAGGTGATGTGCACCACCTCATGAAGTTGTCCCTACCCTGGGGCTCACAGCCAACAGTTGGCAGCCCTGTTCCCACCTTGTCCCACACCAGGGCTAGACTCCCCAAccttgcatgtgtgtgtctgtggaggaggaggaggaaggctcAGGAAGGGTGAGGGCGGAGTTCTGAGCTGAGCATCCCTGAAGCACAGCCTTCAGGCCACCTCAAAGCGTTGCCGTGTGGGAACTGAGTGGGTGGGCCTGACGTCAGTAGGGCGGTGGGGGCTACACTTTGGTGCCAGGCACCCCTGGCACACTCACAATCCACCCCATCTCCCTGCTCAGTACCAGGCAAGTGGGGTGGAAACTGCCAGAAGGACCGCCAGTCCCCCATCAACATCGTCACCAGAAAGGCAAAGGTGGACAAAAACCTGGGGCGCTTCTCCTTCTCCGGCTATGATAAGAAGCAAACGTGGACGGTCCAAAATAACGGGCACTCAGGTGGGCTGGACGGAGGCCCTGGGCAGGCCTGGGCACCCTAGCTCCCCGAGGACTGAGAGGACAGGGCTTCTCCCAGGAGGGCATGCCAGGCTCAGGCCCATCTGTGCTGCGAGGGGGCTGACAATCCTATGGGGGAGGACAGCTTTCGAGAGGAGAGAACACTCTAGTATGTTTTCGGTACTTTCGTCAGACCAGTCTGGGATGGGGGAAGGAAGCGTTCCAGGAAGAAGGACATGGGCAAAGCTGCGGAGGCATGAAAACAGCTCAGCACGTTCGGAGAACTGCCAGGAGCTCTGTGTGGATGAAGAACAGAGAGTGAACCCAGGCGGAGCCCAAGCAAGGCCCAGGGGCAGCTGGGCTGGGACCCAGGGGCAGGTCACCCAGGCCTGAGGAGTTTGGACATTACCCCGAGGACGCCAGGGCACCACAGAGGAGGTGGACGCAGAGGAGGCACCAGGCCAGAGCTGCAGTTTGGGGCAGTGGAGGGTGCAGGAGGGGGGGAGACAGgcagggaggccaaggaggaggcCAGGGAAAGGTCCAGGGCTGTcccaccccgccccacccctGCAGGCCAGGACCAGAGCCCATgaagggtgggaggcaggagagaatgtCCCATCTGGGTGAAGCTGGGATGAGGGCCTggaagaggctgagggaggccgGTTCGAGGGCTCTGCCCCTTCTGTGCCCCCAGTGATGATGTTGCTGGGGAACAAGGCCAGCATTTCTGGAGGAGGACTGCCCGCCCGGTACCAGGCCACACAGTTGCATCTGCACTGGTCCAACTTTCTAGATAAGGGCTCTGAGCACAGCCTGGATGGGGAACACTTTGCCATGGAGGTGAGGGCCCCTTCTGGACTGGGACCTTGTCTGGGCTCTGGGTGTGCACCTGCCTTGGGCAAGCAGGGTAGTCCAGGTCCTTCATAGGTTGCCTCttcacccctccacccccaccaggtGCACATAGTAcatgagaaagagaaggggacaTTGAGGAACGTGAAAGAGGCCCAGGACCCTGAAGACGAGATCGCGGTGCTGGCCTTTCTGGTGGAGGTGGGACTCCCATTCCTCACCTCCCAGGGAACCTGGGGCTGAGAGCTTCTTCCAGGATCCAGAGACCTGGGACTCCAGCGAAgcaggagggggtggggagacTCCAACTTCCGCCTCTGTTTCTAGGGTTGCATGTTCCTGGGCCAGGTGGGGAGCCCAGAGCCTCAATCCCAGAAGCTGCCTGGCCTTCCATCCCCAGATCAGGAGAATGAActggccaccaccactggctcCCTGCAGATTCTCAAgacccttccctccctttccaggCTGGACCCCAGGAGAACAAGGGCTTCCGGCCGCTGGTGGAGGCACTGTCTAATATCCCCAAACCTGGTGAGTCAGGACTGGGGAGAACAGCGTGGGGTGAGGAGGGGATTCCTTCCACAAAGGAAGGAGTGGGTGTGCGGGGAGCTGGGCTCTCAGAGTGCAGGGGAAGTGGGGCTCCTTCTCCCACCCTCACTGACGGTGTCCTTTGCCCCCACCCCAGAGATGAACACCACGATGGCAGAGAGCAGCCTGCTGGACTTCCTCCCCAaggaggagaaactgaggcactacTTCCGCTACCTGGGCTCTCTCACCACACCGACCTGCGACGAGAAGGTCGTCTGGACCGTGTTTCAGGAGCCTATTCAGCTTCACAGAGAACAGGTGCACAGGGCCCGGGGTAGGGCACAGACTCCCACTGCCTGGTTCCCCAGAAATTATCCCTCTGTCTGCCTGAGAAGGATACGGGTGGGGAGCCCAGGGAACTGAAGTCCATTGTTAATCATGGACATTCACTGAAGACAGGCAAGAAAGGCCTGAGCCGTTCCATCACCAGACGGGGGGGCTAGACGGGAGGCAGGGGAAGGTGGAATCATTCAGAAAATGGTGCTGGGGTTTCTACAATGAAGGAGGCTCTGGGGAGACAGCAGTGAGTCCAGAGGACCCAAATGTCTGCCCTTGCACTACTTCCATTCCAAAACAGtcgttctcaaagtgtggcccctGGACCAGTGAAGTCAACATCATCACCGGGGGAATTGTTAGAAATGCTAATCCTCAGAGCTACTGAATTAGGAGCTCTGGGGGTGGAGCCCAGGCCTCTGGGGCCCAACAAGCCCGCCTTCCAGCTGATGCTAACGCATGCTCAAGTTTGAGAGCCACTGTCCTGTAGTAAGAGTGACAAGAGAAACAGGCATTGCTGGCCCCCTGGGGTGTGAGTGAAAGGAAGCCAATGGGCGCTTAGCCCTCACCTATGCCACGCACCTCATTTACATCCCCTATTCTTATCATCGTCACGACCACCTTGAGAGCAAGAGGTTCAGAGCCCCTCTTTCCTAATGAGG is a window of Rhinopithecus roxellana isolate Shanxi Qingling unplaced genomic scaffold, ASM756505v1 contig4255, whole genome shotgun sequence DNA encoding:
- the LOC104662951 gene encoding LOW QUALITY PROTEIN: carbonic anhydrase 4 (The sequence of the model RefSeq protein was modified relative to this genomic sequence to represent the inferred CDS: inserted 1 base in 1 codon); protein product: MGEGQGAASEWRGRGVGEGASCTGQEVAGRGGGQGERRISDEGQGEGGEGRAGPASGRSRLPRPAVGAPSRCCSAIKRRPAGSLHPRRPSRCATPGPEASLLSRNMRMLLVLLALSAARPSAPAESHWCYESQANSSNDTCLVPGKWGGNCQKDRQSPINIVTRKAKVDKNLGRFSFSGYDKKQTWTVQNNGHSVMMLLGNKASISGGGLPARYQATQLHLHWSNFLDKGSEHSLDGEHFAMEVHIVHEKEKGTLRNVKEAQDPEDEIAVLAFLVEAGPQENKGFRPLVEALSNIPKPEMNTTMAESSLLDFLPKEEKLRHYFRYLGSLTTPTCDEKVVWTVFQEPIQLHREQILAFSQKLYYDKDQKLNMTNNVRPLQRXGQRVVLRSGAPGQLLPRVLPALLGPTLARLLASFLR